CGAAGGGAGGTCGCCCTCATCACATCTGGAAATTCGCTATGCTCAGCAACAACAGCAAAACCTTCCGCGCGCAATAGCGCAAACAAGCGCATTACTTCTTCAATGCTTTCGTGAAAAAGAATTGCCTTCGTTTCTGCTTTTTCTGCGAATGCGGCGCGAAGGATACGGACGACCGCCGCCGCCCGCTCCTCCATTCGAAAGAGAAGTCGTTTGCGTTCGGTCGTTAATCCGATCAAGCGCGCCGCGGCCGGATTATTCGCCGCGGCCCGTGAGCGACACCATCGAATGAGACCAAGACCTTGTCGCCCGGGCCTCTCCAGTTCCTCGCGTAAATTCTTTATTTCACGACTCACGCGCTCGTATTGGGCCAACTCATGCGGCTTGAGGTTCAGACCATAGTGGACAATACCGAAGGGTGGCAAAACTCCAAGCCGGATTGCATCTGCGTAGTTCAGTTCGAAGATAACAGGGCCCAGTTCCTTGCCCAGTACGGTTTCTTCAAACTCAAGAGGCAGGACGGCCTCTTGATTTGAACTGCTCGTTGACTCATCTTCATCTTTGAAGTCGGAATCGCGCTCCGGTGTGGCGGAAAGGCCAAGCGAATACGCGCGTTCGGTGCGAAAGATCTTCTGCATTTCTGACGCGCCAGCACGATGGCATTCGTCCACGACCAAGAGCAAAGAAGGACCGAATCCGGATTGACGCACCAAGTCCGGCAGCTTTCGCGATGCTGAATTTAGGACGCAGATGAGAATTCGAGTTCGATCGTCGAAAATATCATCTTGTCCACCTCCCAATCGGCCGATCGCGTTTGCGGGGAGATTCCCTTGGGTAAGCAGTTCTTCTCGCCACTGCTCAAGTAGCACGACTGTCGGAACAACAATTGCGATACGCAGGTTCGGAACTTCTGTATGCAATCTTTCGGCGATAGCCAACGCCAGAATGGTCTTCCCCGCCCCCGTCACTACCTTTATGACGCCACGTTTTTCCGCAGAGAACCACGATTCAATACAGCGCTCTTGCCAAGAATGAAGGACGATGCCGCGGGTCAGTTCCCATCGGTCGGGAAGATCTGTGCCAGCAACAGCCTCGTCGGCATTCCTCTTCTCGGTCGTGCTGTCATCCTTTCGTTGACGTTGCCAGAACTGCATTTGCAGCAGTTGCTGCAATTTCAATTCCTCAGACGGCGACATTCGTTCAGGGGTTTCCACGGGCGGAAGCTTCAATGTTCAATATGACGGGCACAGAATCGTCTTTTTACGCCGTTTGGTCAAAGAATAGGCAATGCCTGCCATGCGAAAAGCTGTGTCGTGGAAACGATTGAGTGCGGAACGCACTGGCGTTCTCTCTGAGCCGACAGACTACTAGCAGTCGACGAAGCCTTCCAGCGCCGCGACGAATCCGTCGAGGTCTTCCCACGGAATCATGTGGCCGACGTGGTCCATCCTGCGCACTTCGATGGACGGCATCAGCTTGCGGATTTCAGCGATGTCCTCGTCGAGGATCACACCGCCCTTGCCGGCGACGACCAGCAGCGTCGGCGTCTTCATCGCCGCGAGATCGTTGTGAATCTCCTCCTCGGAGAATCCGCGGTAGCTC
This genomic interval from Planctomycetia bacterium contains the following:
- a CDS encoding DEAD/DEAH box helicase; the encoded protein is METPERMSPSEELKLQQLLQMQFWQRQRKDDSTTEKRNADEAVAGTDLPDRWELTRGIVLHSWQERCIESWFSAEKRGVIKVVTGAGKTILALAIAERLHTEVPNLRIAIVVPTVVLLEQWREELLTQGNLPANAIGRLGGGQDDIFDDRTRILICVLNSASRKLPDLVRQSGFGPSLLLVVDECHRAGASEMQKIFRTERAYSLGLSATPERDSDFKDEDESTSSSNQEAVLPLEFEETVLGKELGPVIFELNYADAIRLGVLPPFGIVHYGLNLKPHELAQYERVSREIKNLREELERPGRQGLGLIRWCRSRAAANNPAAARLIGLTTERKRLLFRMEERAAAVVRILRAAFAEKAETKAILFHESIEEVMRLFALLRAEGFAVVAEHSEFPDVMRATSLRLFRQGVAQIIVSARSLIEGFNVPSADLGIIVAASSSVRQRVQTLGRLLRKAQVKDGSEKHAVLHVLYASRTVDEMIYEKADWEQFVGAERNLYFLWPDVEHSDPQPANQAPRSPLPDELLVDEAILRLGETYPGDLDQGLACTRDTQGTIRTEDGQLIEPHPELFEVLKESRKKAGRFRITPTRHFVIELDKTSDGWRGVYLGRLSSPVNLVTNAEETQSNRNWLPGDAYPLTRVSGKTFSVLQRDSRLIAIKDKGRTRFVQPLDKIAEPFKRDALAHIQSFLKSMHTKGHRVSKISVTKEGHVVYVFQNQAFFVGSAPEGSEGFDFEG